In Chanos chanos chromosome 14, fChaCha1.1, whole genome shotgun sequence, the sequence ATCTATTTATCTCATATGCTTCTCATTCCTCTCGGTCCTTTAGTTACCTTCAAACAACTGATTAGTTTAACTCTATTCAGAGCATTCAGTGTTACCCTTTAGTAAGGACAAACTCCCCCATTTTGAGTTTTGGTTCTTTGTAGTGTTATAGCTGTTTAACAGCTTGATTGTCTAAATCAATTTTTCCTTGATGTTTCCAGCATGCTCTCAAATAAAACTTAAATGGAAAGAAATCAAAGAGTGCTGATTTCAGGCTTGGCTCACGTCATTCAGCCAGACACTGCAAAGAACAGGCCTCTAATATTTTAAATCAGTTAAGATGGTAAATAAGCTGTAAAAATCACCAGACACCTGGGTTTGTAGCTGTTGTTTACCCTCAGCAAAACACCTCAGTGTCAGCCAAGAACTCCATTTCTACAGTGAGGTTATTTATACTGAAAAATCTATACTATAGTGACCTCATCAGGTTTAGACATGTAATTGCATGGCAATGAAACGCAAGCTTTTATGCCTCATATTTCCATTgttctgtgttaaaaaaaatccattgaatCACACATATTACATGTTTGAAGGTCAATGGTCTATTATAGGTAATACATGTTTGAAGTCTGCATCCAGCTGGAGAGGTTTAAATTATGCATTTAAATGCTATGTCTCTATGTAGAATTGAACCACACTATGTATGTAGAATTGAACCACACAGTAAAACTTGAAAACATCAGCCAGGCATATGATGTGATAATTAAAAATACCAGCTACCCTGCTTGTAATGTACTTATCCCAGCTAACTCTCTGTCAGCTGGCTCCATCCTCAGACATGAAAAGACAGCCAACTGTCCTGAAGATATCCCACTAGCTCTGGGGATGTTCCAGAATGCACCCACATGATTCTGGGTATCAAGAGATGGGGCCACCACCTACACATTTAGGTTGAGATGTGGCTTTGTCATAGGGGAATTAGTGCTTAAACACAACATGACAACATCTGAGCTAATTTTTAATATTGTTGCTTTTCTTATAATACATTGCATCATGCAGTAGAATGTAAATAATACAGATAGGAGAAGAGTAgaacttcaaagctgttttACCCTGTGTGCTCTGTCATTGCCAAGATAACAACACCTATTATCCTGAAAACCAGTATCATGCTCACAACCACGTAGCAGGTTAAAGTTTGCGGTGAACTTTCTAGATTGCACTCTGTGGAGAAAACAGCCTCTGGATCTTTAATGATAAAATCTGCTGATGATCATATTCACTAAGGTCAACTGGCAGAGAATCAGTGGGATGTCTTAGACCTTGATAAATGACTACATTGATGAAAAGTGTGCTCATGTCCATGTTACAGGTCTAAGGCTGAAGTCCTGTGTACAGATAagatttttctaaaaaaaaaaaaaaaaaaattagaagaaGTAATGAGTTTACTAATTAACTTTAGCAGCAAAGCAAAGAGGAATTTTGATAAACACAATAGAATGATAACACAACTGATTCACAAATCACTGATTTGGCTCAGTTTTTCTTATCCAGCTTAACTAATGAATTAAGTTAATGTTAATGAACTATGTTAatgaattttcatgaatttccAGTATGCTCTAAAAGAATGAATATTACTTTTCAAATATGGGTTGGATATACTTTCAAGCAAAAAGTGGTACATTCATGACACTTTACTAGAAATTTCCTGAATTTGTTCAAACATCACAGATGATAACACTTCATTAGTGAAGCACTGCAAATACAACAGTGCTAATGTTATATTTGCAATGCGAAAGAAACCAGCATGTAGCTTACCAAACTACCAGTGGAACTAGTTCACAGTAGATGTCTTGATgagctttatttttaaaacattttatctgatacttggatgaaaaaaaatacacaactcATGTCAAATTACAACTCATGTCAAATTGCACAACATTTGTCAGCTAAGGAAATGAAGACACAGACTGTAGTACACCTAATTCATCAgaattctgtttctgtttttttttagcttttcttttcacactAAAGCAATACTGTCGTGATGGAAATGTACATTATATTGAGAGTCATGAATTTTGTTGTATGTTGTTTAGGCGCCCAAATGTCTGATTCATTAGCATGTGTTGATGAATCTTACGTGTATGCAAATCAGGGACAAGGCTTGGCATCAGTGATGGGCTCACAGCGATCTACCACTGCCCTGACCTCTCCAATCTGcacaccatcatacacaccATTGATGGAGGTCCACTGGGTCTCTCCATTAGCGTATGTGCGGCTAAGCTTTGCTTTAAAAGGTATGTCAGCAGTTATCTTGCGGCCTTCCATACGCACTGAGCAGGAGTGGTTGGGTGGTACTCTAAGCTCTACTGATACAGAGTGACTAAGAACTTCCACCAGTGTGGTACCCCGATTGAACTGGAGGGTCTTCTCAGCACTGAAGTCCACACCAGCTGTGCCAATCAGCGGAATCTTAGCAGTGATCCCGGCCGTGACACCGAGCATGGTGGAGCGGCCAATGTTCCATGTGCTCTCTACCTCTGTTGTCTTGGAGATGGTCACAGTCTTGGTCACAGTCTGACAGTCATAATTGGCGACGCTGGAGATTCTCATGGTCTCAGGGGGGTAGTGGAAGAGCTCGATCTCATCAATGCCATACTCTACATGGGAGATGTGTTGGCTGTAGGCATCCCTGTTGATGGTCAGAACCTGATAGCTCTTGTACCAGTACTCATCACCCTCCCATGGTAGGAAGAAGGCCTCGAACTGAGGAACCACCTTACCAAGCCCATATTTGTTCTTCCCTACGAAGATGCCAACACCTGCACAGGTTCTAACAGAGTGTTTGGGCACTGAGCCATAAGAATCCTCCTTCCACTCCAGAAACTCAAAGTTGTCCACATTAACCAGGATGTCAAACTGAGGGGCAGCATACTCCCGGTCTCCATAGGGATATAGACAGTATGGTCCCTTGCTGGGAGTGTAGAAGCCTGCCTCACAGTTATACTTGCAAATATAGTCCATGCGTTCTGTGTAGCCATTATAAATGCTTACGGCACCATTGGGGATGGAGCCATTCCACCTCAACCAGTTTAAGTTGACATTGTCACCGAAAACATGAGAATAATCAGAAACGTAAGAATCTATAAGATCTGGAGGTGTCTCTGGGCTGGAAATGATATGTTGGCTTACAAGAGGAGGAACTCTGCCCCCCAGAGCTGGATTCAGAAGAGAAGCTGTAAGAGgcggaaaaaaataaaatagtttaTTCATTGCAATTACATCAAGTTTTCTTTGCACTCAATCTGATTAGAGACCCTTAAGAATTACTCCACTTAACCTGGGAGTCTAGTAAAGTATGGTGATCCAACAATCAAATCTGTGTCAAGCattatttttactgtttgtcaAGCATTATTATTCTTACTGTTTACTGCTTGAAATCATAATTATTTTTACTGACATGAACATTCAATTAACTacatgtaaaattaaaaaaaaaggaaggaacaGGAACAAATTAATAGACATCCTTGTTAAAGTTCACAGAACAAGCCAATTCAGATATTATACTGTACTTTTTTGCCTGTCAGAATGTCTCCCTACAATCTCCCTCAGAATGTTTGGTGGTTGGTCTGACCCAAGAGTACAGAGAGCCTCCAGAAGGAGAAGGGTGAAGACAGTTAACAGACACAGCTTCATCTGGAAAGGGGAGAAAATTCCTGTGTCATTCCATGAAAACAATGAGGCGAAAAGTACAGAATAACTTTGCATTACAGCATCAATTTGAGACTTTAATGGAGTGTATAAACTTACtattgtttttgaaaagatgGTATGCCCGTTGATTATTTTTAGATAAATCGCAAAATATGTTTTGTGGTGTTCCTTACAAGTGGAGGCTAGTATCTGAGTAAGTGTACTCACCGTTGCGAACTGTCCCTTGTGTGCAGATTACACTACTGATATCACTTATGTAGCTCATTTATGACCACTCATAAATGACTAAAGTCATTTACACTCGGGTTTCATGGACTTCCACGGATCACTGGGAGATCAAAAACTACAAATGACCAATTAAGACTATCACTCAATACATTTCTGCTTGCTAAGCTTCAAACTACTACTAAATGATCGGTAAATAATACTGCAGAATATTCTTTTTCGCTTGCATAGATGACCTGGAGACCTTAGGGTGTGGAAGGAAACTTTGAAGTCCTATTGAACTTCAACCTTAAAAGGGAACAGTTctaatttgaaaaacaaaccacTGCAGCTGCCTTCGTAACAATCAAGCATTACAGTTTTCAAGGGCAAAATATTCACTGTGTTAACCCCAAAGTAACCTCAGTCTTTTGTAACCTGAACTCATTGGAGATTTTAGATCAGTAGCCGTGTTGTGTCTGTAATCTGGAACATCTCTCTATATTGAGAATTTTCCGTATTCCACACCATGACACTCTGTGTAAGGACAGAGctgatatataaaaaataagaTTAAGGATTATTAAGCAAAGTTCTAAAATGTACTTTTGCATCTCTTTTGTCCTAGAAAAAGGGataatgtgtatttgtggtaacataaatgtgaatttgaatataacaaacaggaaatgattCTGAGTGGAAAAAGTTATAATTATTGAGAACTTTTAATCACCCAAAGATAAACAACAATAGCTAAACGATATTCGTAATGAAGTTGTACCTGACTG encodes:
- the LOC115827962 gene encoding natterin-3-like; translation: MDVSQMKLCLLTVFTLLLLEALCTLGSDQPPNILREIVGRHSDRQKTSLLNPALGGRVPPLVSQHIISSPETPPDLIDSYVSDYSHVFGDNVNLNWLRWNGSIPNGAVSIYNGYTERMDYICKYNCEAGFYTPSKGPYCLYPYGDREYAAPQFDILVNVDNFEFLEWKEDSYGSVPKHSVRTCAGVGIFVGKNKYGLGKVVPQFEAFFLPWEGDEYWYKSYQVLTINRDAYSQHISHVEYGIDEIELFHYPPETMRISSVANYDCQTVTKTVTISKTTEVESTWNIGRSTMLGVTAGITAKIPLIGTAGVDFSAEKTLQFNRGTTLVEVLSHSVSVELRVPPNHSCSVRMEGRKITADIPFKAKLSRTYANGETQWTSINGVYDGVQIGEVRAVVDRCEPITDAKPCP